The Enterobacter asburiae genome window below encodes:
- a CDS encoding glycosyltransferase family 9 protein: protein MKRRKVCIRGMYGLGDSIYQRAFVRQFPGAYLRTPWPELYCDLDINFVRSNTSLRTQRKNEEQTGVAFVQEPPRPSEILTIFYSPDELRKGSIIDAMTWQFGKMASVFDLPSFGESPVQVDKPVAVIRPATVRKEWANPARNPDPKYLADAARELRKHFYVVSLADLEEGEEWLVGEHPEADLYLHKGELSLTEMLALVEHAAVVVSGVGWALPAAICYKTPVFIIQGGCGAHNAPHIVTDPEMDLSRVGWAQPDDYCMCGSMQHDCSKHITGFLDKFKGWLHDIVLT from the coding sequence GGCTTGGTGACTCTATTTACCAGCGGGCGTTTGTGCGCCAGTTCCCCGGCGCGTATCTGCGAACACCCTGGCCGGAACTTTATTGCGATCTCGATATTAATTTTGTTCGCTCGAATACTTCGCTCAGGACGCAGCGGAAAAACGAAGAGCAAACGGGTGTGGCGTTTGTGCAGGAGCCGCCGCGGCCGTCAGAGATTCTGACGATTTTTTATAGTCCCGACGAACTGAGAAAGGGCTCCATCATCGATGCCATGACCTGGCAGTTCGGCAAGATGGCCAGCGTGTTTGATCTGCCGTCATTCGGTGAATCGCCGGTGCAGGTTGATAAGCCTGTTGCAGTCATCCGTCCGGCGACCGTTCGCAAAGAGTGGGCGAATCCGGCGCGAAATCCTGACCCCAAATACCTGGCAGATGCCGCACGTGAGCTGCGTAAACATTTTTACGTTGTGAGCCTGGCTGACCTTGAAGAGGGGGAAGAGTGGCTGGTGGGAGAACATCCAGAGGCTGATCTCTATCTGCATAAAGGCGAGCTGTCGCTGACGGAAATGCTGGCGCTGGTGGAACATGCCGCCGTCGTGGTGTCCGGGGTTGGCTGGGCGCTGCCTGCGGCCATCTGTTACAAAACGCCGGTTTTCATCATTCAGGGCGGGTGTGGTGCCCACAATGCCCCGCATATCGTTACCGATCCAGAAATGGATCTTTCCCGCGTCGGTTGGGCACAACCCGATGATTACTGCATGTGCGGGAGCATGCAACACGACTGCAGTAAGCACATCACCGGTTTCCTCGATAAATTCAAAGGCTGGTTACATGACATTGTTCTCACATGA